One region of Paraburkholderia phymatum STM815 genomic DNA includes:
- a CDS encoding MFS transporter, producing the protein MGEMLAGWVATKLVDQGLASSMGAKRIIIVCCSLGAAVCAIALPFTQSITMTIVLMTVGLAFIAATIGNAWALAADIAPSSMVASVSAIQNFGGYFGGAFSPVTAGFIVDRTGSYSLAFVIGGAIAGCAALFYWFMARKRIVDASANQVAY; encoded by the coding sequence CTGGGTGAGATGCTGGCGGGCTGGGTTGCGACGAAGCTCGTCGATCAGGGCCTGGCATCGTCGATGGGCGCGAAGCGCATCATCATCGTCTGCTGTTCGCTAGGCGCGGCTGTCTGCGCAATTGCGCTGCCCTTTACGCAGTCGATCACGATGACGATCGTGCTGATGACGGTCGGGCTCGCGTTCATCGCCGCGACGATCGGCAATGCGTGGGCGCTGGCGGCCGATATTGCGCCTTCGTCGATGGTTGCGTCCGTCAGTGCGATCCAGAACTTCGGAGGCTATTTTGGCGGCGCGTTCTCGCCGGTGACGGCGGGGTTCATTGTCGACCGCACGGGTTCGTATTCGCTCGCGTTCGTGATCGGCGGCGCAATTGCGGGCTGCGCGGCGTTGTTTTACTGGTTCATGGCGCGCAAGCGTATCGTGGATGCATCGGCGAATCAGGTGGCCTACTGA
- a CDS encoding dihydrodipicolinate synthase family protein yields the protein MTSQTIARYRGIFPVVPTTFTETGALDLESQKRVVDFMIDAGSDGLCILANFSEQFALSDEERETLTRTMLEHVAGRVPVIVTTSHYSSAVCVERSRRAQEQGASMVMVMPPYHGATFRVPETQIYEFYARLSDGIDIPVMIQDAPASGTVLSAPFLARMARELEQVSYFKIETPGAAAKLRELIRLGGDAVEGPWDGEEAITLFADLNAGATGSMTGGGYPDGIRPILEAFREGRRDEAFTLYQRWLPLINHENRQTGLLAAKALMKEGGVIACESPRHPLPAMHPDTRAELIDIARRLDPLVLRWGK from the coding sequence ATGACCTCGCAGACCATTGCTCGCTATCGCGGCATCTTCCCCGTGGTGCCGACCACCTTCACCGAAACGGGCGCGCTCGATCTGGAAAGCCAGAAGCGCGTCGTCGATTTCATGATCGACGCAGGCTCGGATGGCCTGTGCATTCTGGCGAACTTCTCCGAGCAGTTCGCCCTTTCCGACGAAGAACGCGAAACGCTCACGCGCACGATGCTCGAGCACGTCGCGGGCCGCGTGCCCGTGATCGTGACCACGAGCCATTACAGCAGCGCGGTGTGTGTCGAACGCAGCCGCCGCGCGCAGGAACAGGGCGCATCGATGGTGATGGTGATGCCGCCGTATCACGGCGCAACGTTCCGCGTGCCCGAGACACAGATCTACGAGTTCTACGCGCGTCTGTCGGATGGCATTGACATTCCCGTCATGATTCAGGACGCGCCCGCGAGCGGCACGGTGCTGTCGGCGCCGTTCCTCGCACGCATGGCGCGCGAGCTGGAACAGGTCTCGTACTTCAAGATCGAGACGCCGGGCGCGGCCGCCAAGCTGCGCGAACTGATCCGCCTCGGCGGCGACGCAGTGGAAGGCCCGTGGGACGGCGAAGAAGCGATCACGCTGTTCGCGGACCTCAACGCGGGCGCCACGGGGTCGATGACGGGCGGTGGCTACCCTGACGGCATTCGTCCCATTCTCGAAGCCTTCCGCGAAGGCAGGCGCGACGAAGCGTTTACGCTCTATCAGCGGTGGCTTCCACTGATCAATCACGAGAACCGCCAGACGGGTCTGCTCGCCGCGAAGGCGCTGATGAAAGAGGGCGGTGTGATCGCGTGCGAAAGCCCGCGTCATCCGCTGCCGGCGATGCATCCCGATACGCGTGCCGAACTGATCGACATTGCGCGCAGGCTCGATCCGCTGGTGCTGCGTTGGGGGAAGTGA